The Barnesiella intestinihominis YIT 11860 genome includes a window with the following:
- a CDS encoding phosphatidate cytidylyltransferase: MKNLLTRTLTGILFIVIITTAVLSGAYTFLFIFGIISLLGYIEFINLTQFGRKFDKILLMLDMAGACALFLAVFSFSGQLPYNFQKASILTYVIYLIARPVTQLYSTPEKSPITSWAYSILGQIYVVLPLALLGVWGYKSDYQLFMNTEYLLMALFVFVWTNDTGAYIVGCTLGKHRLFERISPKKSWEGFFGGLAFCIILASLANYIIPGMLSTAQWIGMGILTSIFSTWGDLCESLLKRTAGVKDSGKILPGHGGILDRFDSELIASPVIFIYLTFVL, from the coding sequence GTGAAAAATTTATTGACCCGAACTTTAACCGGTATCCTTTTTATCGTTATCATCACAACGGCCGTTCTATCAGGAGCTTATACATTTCTCTTTATATTCGGTATCATCTCGCTCCTCGGATATATCGAATTTATAAACCTGACTCAATTTGGCAGAAAGTTCGATAAGATATTACTCATGCTCGACATGGCAGGAGCCTGTGCCCTATTTCTAGCTGTATTTTCTTTCTCTGGACAATTACCATATAACTTCCAAAAGGCTTCTATCCTCACTTACGTTATTTACCTCATCGCACGTCCAGTCACGCAACTCTATTCGACACCCGAAAAATCGCCCATAACCAGTTGGGCATATAGCATTTTAGGTCAAATTTATGTTGTACTGCCTTTGGCCCTATTAGGAGTTTGGGGATACAAAAGCGACTATCAACTATTCATGAATACCGAATATTTGCTGATGGCTCTTTTTGTATTCGTATGGACAAACGATACCGGTGCGTATATCGTAGGTTGTACGTTAGGTAAACATCGACTGTTCGAGCGCATATCGCCAAAGAAGTCATGGGAAGGATTTTTCGGAGGTTTGGCATTCTGTATCATACTCGCTTCTTTGGCAAACTACATCATACCGGGTATGCTTTCGACAGCCCAATGGATAGGTATGGGAATCTTAACCTCCATATTTTCCACTTGGGGAGATTTATGCGAGTCCTTACTCAAACGTACGGCAGGAGTAAAAGATTCCGGGAAAATATTGCCGGGGCACGGAGGTATTCTCGATCGCTTCGACAGCGAATTGATAGCCTCGCCCGTTATATTCATATATCTGACTTTCGTTTTATAA
- a CDS encoding SH3 domain-containing protein produces the protein MKTITRIQTVLFGFILSSFMCAVCSAEVVSYRAVSVSNLNVREQPSVQSEKIGTITKSDTVIAESVEDAWAKINFNGKVAYVNANYLEEVEAGNLAEKDENLSFLKNILPLPLYGERWTWIVNANVAMTFVWAIFILSCFLLWVHRVRGNWLEGWRYKLNIVVFLSLSIIEVVYMAGHGDQALWFYGYAGYGALGMFVYLILYILVALICINQWTSFTATLDDIQLVHSIGSGGRRIGVYSMPLCLLGYMASRLFWQPGMALSLGLLLVLQGLQIFLMVKSFVQRGSLRAGLLWSMVYFVGIVGMIYMFTNIIGLFVLLLCCLLVVGIIEIVHHGLGLGNYVSFGVKDRYGKKEQTFVHKGKLICRNCAHYSSLQSSCFVGETPKKVHGFDSCDRFRLSVNAEIEDLSGKKIKVKR, from the coding sequence ATGAAAACGATTACTCGTATTCAAACAGTTTTGTTTGGCTTCATTCTCTCTTCTTTTATGTGTGCGGTTTGTTCGGCAGAGGTTGTCTCGTATCGTGCCGTTAGTGTCTCGAATTTGAATGTCCGTGAGCAGCCGTCTGTACAAAGTGAAAAAATTGGAACTATTACAAAAAGCGACACTGTCATAGCGGAGTCGGTTGAAGATGCTTGGGCGAAAATCAACTTTAATGGTAAGGTGGCGTATGTGAATGCCAATTATCTCGAAGAAGTTGAGGCGGGGAATTTAGCCGAAAAAGATGAAAATCTATCCTTCTTGAAAAATATTTTGCCTCTGCCGTTGTATGGAGAGAGGTGGACGTGGATTGTTAACGCCAATGTCGCGATGACTTTTGTATGGGCGATTTTCATTTTGTCGTGCTTCTTGTTATGGGTCCACCGGGTAAGAGGTAATTGGTTGGAAGGGTGGCGGTACAAACTGAACATCGTGGTGTTTTTGTCATTGAGCATAATAGAAGTGGTCTATATGGCGGGGCATGGCGATCAGGCGCTTTGGTTTTACGGATATGCCGGATATGGAGCGTTGGGAATGTTCGTATATCTCATATTGTATATTCTGGTAGCGCTTATATGTATCAATCAGTGGACCTCGTTCACCGCTACTCTTGACGACATTCAGCTTGTACATTCCATCGGGTCTGGTGGTCGGCGGATAGGTGTATATTCTATGCCCTTGTGCCTCTTGGGATATATGGCGTCGCGATTGTTTTGGCAACCCGGTATGGCTCTCTCATTGGGGTTGCTGTTGGTCTTACAGGGTCTCCAAATATTCTTGATGGTTAAGAGTTTCGTCCAGCGGGGTAGTCTGCGGGCAGGACTATTGTGGTCGATGGTTTATTTTGTAGGTATTGTAGGAATGATTTATATGTTCACCAATATCATCGGCTTGTTTGTACTGCTATTGTGTTGTCTTTTGGTGGTAGGTATTATCGAGATTGTCCATCATGGATTGGGGCTGGGCAATTATGTTTCTTTTGGAGTGAAAGATCGATATGGGAAAAAAGAACAGACATTTGTTCATAAAGGGAAATTGATATGTAGGAATTGTGCACATTATTCATCGTTGCAAAGTTCCTGCTTTGTAGGGGAAACACCGAAGAAGGTTCATGGATTTGATAGTTGCGATCGCTTCCGGTTAAGTGTTAATGCAGAAATAGAAGATTTGTCTGGTAAGAAAATAAAGGTAAAAAGATAA
- the ald gene encoding alanine dehydrogenase, with translation MIVGIPKEIKNNENRVGMTPAGVNELVKHGHTVYVQKGAGENSGFPDSSYERVGAKILATIEDVYAISEMIVKVKEPIAPEYPLIRKGQLLFTYFHFASDRRLTEAMMSSGATCLAYETVELKDHSLPLLIPMSEVAGRMATQEGARFLERPQGGKGKLMGGVPGVKPAKVLVIGAGVVGYSAARIAAGMGADVTITDLSLSRLRHIDEIKPANIKTLYSSEFNIRAELPTTDLVVGAVLIPGAKAPHLITRDMLSTMEKGSVLVDVAIDQGGCFETSRPTTHSEPVYEVDGIIHYCVANIPGAVSATSTLALTNATLPYVVQLANKGWQKACSEDEALYKGLNIVDGKIIYPAVAEAFGLPCETI, from the coding sequence ATGATTGTAGGAATTCCAAAAGAAATCAAGAACAATGAAAACCGAGTAGGCATGACTCCGGCAGGAGTGAATGAGTTGGTGAAACATGGGCATACGGTGTATGTCCAGAAAGGAGCCGGAGAGAATAGTGGTTTTCCGGATAGTTCATACGAACGAGTCGGAGCAAAAATATTGGCGACTATTGAAGACGTGTACGCTATCTCTGAAATGATTGTAAAGGTAAAAGAGCCTATTGCTCCTGAATATCCGCTTATCCGTAAAGGCCAATTGTTGTTTACCTATTTCCATTTTGCTTCGGATAGAAGATTAACGGAGGCCATGATGTCGAGTGGAGCCACGTGTTTGGCCTATGAAACGGTAGAGTTGAAAGATCACAGCCTGCCTTTGTTGATTCCTATGTCGGAAGTGGCAGGACGAATGGCAACGCAGGAGGGTGCGCGTTTTTTAGAACGCCCGCAAGGTGGAAAAGGAAAATTGATGGGTGGTGTTCCGGGAGTAAAACCCGCAAAAGTGTTGGTTATTGGCGCAGGGGTTGTGGGGTATTCGGCAGCTCGCATTGCCGCCGGAATGGGAGCTGACGTGACAATCACAGACCTTTCATTGTCGCGTTTAAGGCATATTGATGAAATAAAACCGGCTAATATTAAAACGTTATATTCTTCTGAATTTAATATTCGTGCAGAGCTTCCTACGACCGATTTGGTAGTTGGAGCTGTATTGATTCCAGGTGCGAAAGCCCCTCATTTGATTACGAGAGATATGCTGTCCACGATGGAAAAGGGTTCTGTATTGGTCGATGTGGCTATCGATCAGGGTGGCTGTTTCGAGACTTCTCGTCCGACGACTCACTCCGAACCGGTTTACGAAGTCGATGGTATAATACACTATTGTGTAGCCAATATTCCCGGTGCTGTTTCTGCGACTTCGACATTGGCTTTGACAAATGCCACACTTCCTTATGTGGTTCAATTAGCCAATAAAGGTTGGCAAAAAGCTTGTTCCGAAGATGAGGCATTGTATAAAGGACTGAATATTGTCGATGGCAAAATCATTTATCCGGCAGTTGCCGAAGCCTTTGGGTTGCCGTGTGAAACGATTTAG
- the rsfS gene encoding ribosome silencing factor, whose product MKEKQLLKTIVEGIQEKKGKKITTVDLSKIESAATSHFIICEGQSTTQVMAIADSIREYVLQNTGIKPFGYDGYQNGQWIVIDYGSILAHIFLPEYRNYYKLEQLWNDAKLAEIPDVE is encoded by the coding sequence ATGAAAGAAAAGCAATTACTTAAAACCATCGTAGAAGGCATTCAAGAAAAAAAAGGAAAGAAAATTACAACCGTAGATCTCTCAAAAATAGAATCGGCAGCCACCTCTCATTTTATTATTTGCGAAGGACAATCGACAACCCAAGTCATGGCGATTGCCGATAGTATAAGAGAATATGTATTACAAAATACAGGGATAAAACCTTTCGGATACGACGGATATCAAAACGGACAATGGATTGTTATCGACTACGGTAGCATATTGGCCCACATTTTTTTACCGGAATACCGAAATTATTATAAGCTCGAACAATTATGGAATGATGCCAAATTGGCAGAAATTCCCGATGTGGAATAA
- the udk gene encoding uridine kinase → MLIIGIAGGTGSGKTTVVRKIIESLPAGQTAVIPQDSYYWDSSHIPVEERQNINFDEPAAIDFNLLVKHLKELKAGHSIEQPIYSFLTCTRSNETITVEPRDIVIVEGILILCNEELRNMMDMKVFVDADADDRLIRVINRDIIERGRTVEMVIERYERVLKPMHLQHIEPTKRYADIIIPQGGHNSVAIEIMTNFISHKLKG, encoded by the coding sequence ATGTTAATTATAGGAATAGCCGGCGGAACCGGTTCGGGAAAAACCACCGTTGTACGAAAAATTATCGAAAGCCTACCCGCCGGACAAACTGCCGTTATTCCACAAGATTCCTATTATTGGGATAGCAGTCATATACCCGTAGAAGAAAGACAAAATATCAATTTCGACGAACCGGCTGCCATCGACTTCAATTTACTGGTAAAACATTTGAAAGAACTGAAAGCGGGACACTCCATCGAACAGCCCATATATTCGTTCCTGACATGTACCCGCTCCAACGAGACAATAACCGTCGAGCCCCGCGATATAGTCATCGTCGAAGGTATTCTTATTCTTTGCAATGAAGAACTCCGAAACATGATGGATATGAAAGTATTCGTCGATGCAGATGCCGACGACCGACTTATCAGAGTCATCAATCGGGATATTATCGAACGAGGACGTACGGTCGAAATGGTTATCGAACGCTACGAACGGGTTTTGAAACCGATGCATCTGCAACATATCGAACCTACAAAACGATATGCCGACATCATTATCCCCCAAGGCGGACACAACTCGGTGGCCATAGAAATCATGACCAATTTTATTTCCCACAAACTTAAAGGTTAG
- the ftsH gene encoding ATP-dependent zinc metalloprotease FtsH, with protein sequence MGNNNMSPLGPKKKGIRFNLYWMYSLIALVLIGLYYMNDNTMSKEVNWTEFEKIAKEGGITRLTVFAKKDYAEAQLNDSTAKAVFKTDKINGKPVIYTNIPSGDSFAKTLDTWKKEDGFNAEVYYENSSDLTNILWSVGPFILLIVFWIYLARRMTNQGGGGSGGVFNVGKAKAQLFDKDGAVKVTFNDVAGLSEAKQEVEEIVEFLKNPNRYTDLGGKIPKGALLVGPPGTGKTLLAKAVAGEANVPFFSLSGSDFVEMFVGVGASRVRDLFRQAKEKAPCIVFIDEIDAVGRARGKNPNMGSNDERENTLNQLLTEMDGFGSNSGVIILAATNRADILDKALLRAGRFDRQIYVELPELNDRKEIFKVHLRNVKIDDSVDVDLLARQTPGFSGADIANVCNEAALIAARKNKKSVQRQDFMDAVDRIVGGLEKRSKITTQEEKRSIAIHEAGHASISWLLRYANPLIKVTIVPRGRALGAAWYLPEERQITTREQMLDEMCATLGGRAAEEVFLGRISTGASNDLERVTKQAYAMVVYFGMSEKLPNLSYYDSTGQEYGFTKPYSEDTAKLIDEEVSKIVSEQYERAKKILKENADKHAQLAEVLISREVIFSEDVEHIFGKRPWVSRSEEILQDEESAKQEGEKAEKETQEKDLSTGNDNTHERENKTEEKPEKDSENT encoded by the coding sequence ATGGGAAACAACAATATGTCTCCATTAGGACCTAAAAAGAAAGGTATTCGATTCAATTTGTATTGGATGTACTCGCTCATCGCTCTCGTTTTAATAGGACTTTACTACATGAATGACAACACGATGAGTAAAGAAGTGAATTGGACCGAATTCGAAAAAATCGCCAAAGAGGGCGGTATAACCAGACTGACCGTTTTCGCCAAAAAAGATTATGCCGAAGCCCAACTGAACGACAGTACAGCCAAAGCTGTCTTTAAAACTGACAAAATAAACGGGAAACCAGTAATATATACCAATATTCCTTCGGGAGACAGTTTTGCAAAAACTCTCGATACGTGGAAAAAGGAAGATGGTTTTAATGCAGAAGTCTATTACGAAAACAGTAGTGACCTAACTAACATATTATGGTCGGTAGGCCCATTCATATTACTCATTGTATTTTGGATTTATTTAGCCCGCCGAATGACCAATCAAGGCGGAGGAGGCAGCGGAGGAGTATTCAATGTAGGGAAAGCCAAAGCTCAACTTTTCGATAAAGACGGCGCTGTAAAAGTGACGTTCAATGACGTTGCCGGATTATCGGAAGCCAAACAAGAAGTCGAAGAAATCGTAGAGTTTCTAAAAAATCCCAATCGTTATACCGACTTAGGGGGCAAGATCCCCAAAGGCGCCTTATTGGTAGGTCCTCCGGGAACCGGAAAAACATTATTGGCAAAGGCCGTTGCCGGAGAAGCCAACGTCCCGTTTTTCTCTTTATCTGGTTCCGATTTCGTAGAAATGTTCGTCGGTGTGGGAGCCTCTCGTGTTCGCGATCTTTTCAGACAAGCCAAAGAGAAAGCTCCGTGTATCGTCTTTATCGATGAAATCGATGCTGTGGGGCGTGCTCGTGGGAAAAATCCGAATATGGGTTCTAACGACGAACGAGAAAATACATTAAATCAGTTGCTAACCGAAATGGACGGATTCGGCTCGAACAGCGGAGTTATCATTTTGGCTGCTACCAACCGAGCCGACATATTGGATAAAGCATTGCTGCGCGCCGGACGATTCGACCGTCAAATCTACGTAGAACTGCCCGAATTGAACGACCGGAAAGAAATATTTAAAGTCCATTTAAGGAATGTAAAAATAGACGATTCTGTCGATGTAGACCTTCTGGCTCGACAAACCCCCGGCTTTTCGGGCGCAGATATAGCCAATGTCTGCAATGAGGCCGCCCTCATCGCCGCCCGAAAAAACAAAAAAAGCGTTCAACGGCAAGACTTCATGGATGCTGTCGATCGTATCGTCGGCGGTCTGGAAAAACGATCTAAGATTACAACCCAAGAGGAGAAACGCTCCATTGCCATACACGAAGCCGGGCATGCTTCTATCAGCTGGTTATTGAGATATGCCAACCCCCTCATCAAAGTAACGATCGTTCCTCGCGGACGTGCATTGGGAGCTGCATGGTATCTCCCCGAAGAACGACAAATCACGACTCGCGAGCAGATGCTCGACGAAATGTGCGCCACATTAGGAGGTCGTGCAGCAGAAGAAGTATTTCTCGGACGAATCTCAACCGGTGCTTCCAACGATTTGGAAAGGGTTACCAAACAGGCTTATGCTATGGTCGTTTATTTCGGTATGAGCGAAAAATTACCGAATCTTTCTTATTATGATTCCACAGGGCAAGAATATGGATTTACCAAACCGTATAGCGAAGACACGGCTAAACTCATCGATGAAGAAGTAAGCAAAATCGTAAGCGAACAATACGAAAGGGCTAAAAAAATTCTAAAAGAGAATGCCGACAAACACGCCCAACTGGCAGAAGTATTGATCTCCCGTGAAGTTATTTTCTCGGAAGATGTCGAACATATCTTTGGAAAACGTCCGTGGGTATCTCGCTCCGAAGAAATCTTGCAGGACGAAGAATCGGCAAAACAAGAAGGAGAAAAAGCCGAGAAAGAAACCCAAGAAAAAGACCTCTCGACAGGAAACGACAATACCCATGAAAGGGAAAACAAAACGGAGGAAAAACCAGAGAAAGATTCGGAGAATACATAG
- a CDS encoding putative quinol monooxygenase — protein sequence MIRLNVFIQVEKSCRDKVLDIARKLTECSLKEPGCVAYDIFESSTRPDVLMICETWKDADALSIHEQTAHFVSYVGKMKELSEMKLEKFNF from the coding sequence ATGATTAGATTGAATGTTTTTATTCAGGTAGAGAAATCTTGTCGAGATAAGGTTCTTGATATAGCGAGAAAATTGACAGAATGCTCATTGAAGGAGCCGGGTTGTGTAGCATATGATATTTTTGAGAGCAGTACACGTCCCGATGTATTGATGATTTGCGAGACATGGAAAGATGCCGATGCATTGTCGATTCATGAACAGACAGCTCATTTCGTTTCGTATGTAGGAAAGATGAAAGAGCTTTCCGAGATGAAACTCGAAAAATTTAATTTTTGA
- a CDS encoding DUF3127 domain-containing protein: MEIKGRIIHVLPLQEGVSKAGNPWKKQEYVLETEEQYPRKVCFNLFGDKVDQYPAAIGEDVVVSFDLESREFNGRWYTDVRAWKIEKSAPVAQGVPDMPPMPNDIAPFPPAPAAPDLAPSPTDDLPF; the protein is encoded by the coding sequence ATGGAAATTAAAGGAAGAATAATCCATGTGTTGCCTTTGCAGGAGGGTGTTTCGAAAGCAGGCAATCCGTGGAAAAAGCAAGAGTATGTTTTGGAAACAGAAGAGCAATATCCTCGAAAAGTTTGTTTCAATCTTTTCGGTGATAAAGTAGATCAATATCCTGCCGCTATCGGCGAAGATGTCGTGGTTAGCTTTGATCTTGAAAGTAGGGAGTTTAATGGTCGTTGGTACACCGATGTGAGAGCTTGGAAGATAGAAAAGTCAGCTCCTGTTGCTCAGGGTGTTCCCGATATGCCTCCGATGCCCAACGATATAGCTCCGTTCCCACCGGCTCCGGCAGCTCCCGATTTGGCGCCTTCTCCTACCGATGATTTGCCATTCTAA
- a CDS encoding phosphodiester glycosidase family protein, whose amino-acid sequence MKWSKLFLPVMVVSMIAGMSSCGKDDGSSSVPQRPSGGNQADSIAIAGIQWQEREIQTGIISKTAQVPLLFDYPQTISMLEIDLNKADVSFLVSYEAGSLKKTTSDRALAANALAAVNGTYFNTSTGISRHFLKCNGTVMAATQTNEFSTRATGAFCATGDVVEIKKWSSTEEATQGGNYQQVVVSGPLMLDDGRDVAMWSNTFTTDTHPRTCVATTDDNKVLLIVFDGRLDGAKGVNLYDLRTFARQMGATDALNLDGGGSSTLYIQGYGVINYPCDNGIYDHEGERAVPSVLLVKKN is encoded by the coding sequence ATGAAATGGAGTAAGTTGTTTTTGCCCGTAATGGTTGTGTCGATGATTGCGGGTATGTCTTCGTGTGGGAAAGATGATGGTAGTTCGTCGGTTCCGCAAAGGCCATCGGGCGGAAATCAAGCCGATTCAATTGCTATTGCCGGAATACAATGGCAGGAACGGGAAATTCAGACAGGAATAATTAGTAAAACGGCCCAAGTTCCGTTACTATTCGATTATCCTCAAACGATAAGCATGCTGGAAATCGATTTGAATAAAGCCGATGTTTCCTTTTTGGTGTCTTATGAGGCAGGTTCGCTAAAAAAGACGACTAGCGATCGGGCATTGGCTGCTAACGCATTGGCCGCTGTAAATGGAACATATTTCAATACTTCTACCGGGATCAGCCGTCATTTTTTGAAATGTAATGGTACAGTGATGGCTGCTACTCAGACAAATGAATTTTCCACACGTGCGACGGGCGCTTTTTGTGCGACGGGAGATGTTGTAGAAATAAAAAAGTGGAGTTCGACGGAGGAAGCTACTCAGGGTGGAAATTATCAGCAAGTTGTTGTGTCGGGGCCTTTGATGTTGGACGACGGTCGTGATGTCGCTATGTGGAGCAATACTTTCACTACCGATACGCATCCTCGCACCTGCGTGGCTACTACCGATGATAATAAGGTGCTGTTGATAGTTTTTGATGGGAGGTTAGATGGTGCGAAAGGAGTGAATCTGTATGATTTGCGGACATTTGCTCGGCAAATGGGGGCGACCGATGCTCTTAATTTAGATGGTGGCGGTTCTTCCACGCTGTATATACAAGGATATGGTGTTATTAATTATCCTTGCGATAATGGAATATACGACCACGAAGGAGAGCGGGCTGTGCCTTCGGTTTTGTTGGTCAAGAAGAATTAA
- a CDS encoding transglycosylase SLT domain-containing protein — protein sequence MRRAISYWIYILFVLIFVSACGGNKQHSSENVLNDFDSICQRGELRVLTLYSSTSYFIYRGEEMGYEYERIKQFADHHNLKTKVIVADNIKRLTEMLQKGEGDIIAYEMPIIGDAKNEWLYCGAENITHQVLIQLRKPKNEMVNDVVDLIGKDIYVEAGSKYEDRIKNLNDELGGGIHIHHIDKDTVVTEELIEMVSTGEIPYTLADNNLAQLNRTYYNNIDIHLKVSFPQRASWAVNKHSKSLAHAINQWVKENHKSDSYRSISRRYFELSKTLPASAVLSIPKGQISIYDPLFKKYAKQIDWDWRILAAQAYNESHFDTLAVSWAGARGLMQLMPRTAQAFGVSMNEITNPEKNIGAAVKSIQSLNKSLADIEDKNERIKFILAAYNGGLGHILDAMALAKKYGKNPHVWDKNVSEFVLLKSNPEYFNDEVCKFGYFKGRQTVAYVHEVLRYYKIYQEKIPL from the coding sequence ATGCGGAGGGCAATATCCTATTGGATATATATACTCTTCGTGCTGATTTTCGTCTCGGCTTGTGGAGGAAACAAACAGCACTCGTCGGAAAATGTCTTGAACGATTTCGATTCTATCTGCCAGCGTGGAGAATTACGTGTCTTGACATTGTATAGCTCCACGTCCTACTTTATTTATCGTGGAGAAGAAATGGGATACGAATACGAGCGTATCAAACAATTCGCAGATCACCACAACCTAAAAACGAAAGTCATCGTCGCCGACAACATCAAGCGCCTCACCGAAATGTTACAAAAAGGCGAGGGTGATATTATAGCTTATGAAATGCCCATTATCGGCGATGCCAAGAATGAATGGTTATATTGCGGAGCGGAAAACATCACTCACCAAGTGCTGATTCAACTTCGAAAACCTAAAAACGAAATGGTTAACGACGTTGTCGATTTAATCGGGAAAGATATTTATGTCGAAGCAGGATCTAAATACGAAGACCGAATCAAAAACCTCAACGATGAACTCGGCGGCGGGATACATATACATCATATCGACAAAGATACAGTCGTTACCGAGGAACTTATAGAAATGGTCTCTACGGGAGAGATACCTTACACTTTGGCCGATAATAACCTCGCGCAATTGAATCGTACCTACTATAACAACATAGACATTCATCTGAAAGTCAGTTTCCCGCAAAGAGCTTCATGGGCGGTAAACAAACACTCCAAATCCCTCGCTCATGCTATAAACCAATGGGTAAAGGAAAACCACAAATCAGACTCTTACCGAAGTATTTCCCGCCGATATTTCGAACTGAGTAAAACTTTACCGGCATCGGCCGTACTATCCATACCCAAAGGACAAATATCTATCTACGACCCTCTTTTTAAAAAATATGCCAAGCAAATAGATTGGGACTGGCGCATACTTGCCGCCCAAGCCTATAACGAATCCCATTTCGATACTTTGGCGGTATCATGGGCCGGAGCGAGAGGGCTTATGCAACTGATGCCTCGTACGGCTCAGGCATTCGGTGTTTCCATGAACGAAATAACCAATCCCGAAAAAAATATCGGTGCGGCTGTAAAAAGTATCCAATCTCTCAATAAGAGTCTTGCTGATATCGAAGATAAAAATGAACGCATAAAATTTATATTGGCGGCTTACAATGGAGGGCTCGGACATATACTCGACGCTATGGCTCTCGCTAAGAAATATGGGAAAAATCCCCATGTATGGGATAAAAACGTGAGTGAATTCGTTTTACTTAAAAGCAACCCTGAATATTTCAATGACGAAGTTTGTAAATTTGGCTATTTCAAAGGCAGACAAACCGTAGCCTATGTCCATGAAGTTTTACGCTATTACAAAATATACCAAGAAAAAATTCCTTTATAA
- a CDS encoding AIR synthase related protein, whose protein sequence is MNDQRYNLRGVSASKEDVHNAIKNIDKGIFPKAFCKIIPDILGGDPEYCNIMHADGAGTKSSLAYMYWKETGDLGVWRGIAQDALIMNIDDLLCVGATDNILVSSTIGRNKLLVPGEVISAIINGTEELLAELRDLGVNAYSTGGETADVGDLVRTIIVDSTVTCRMKRKDVISNGNIRPGDVIVGLSSYGQASYEKSYNGGMGSNGLTSARHDVFGKYLATKYPESYDNAVPDELVYSGTLKLTDKIAELGIDAGKLVLSPTRTYAPVIKKLLDEMRSQIHGMVHCSGGAQTKIMHFVEKMRVIKNNLFPVPPLFNIIQEQSGTDWHEMYKVFNMGHRMEIYVDSSNAQKVIEISHSFGIDAQIVGYTEASDRNELIIESDKGRFEYR, encoded by the coding sequence ATGAACGACCAACGTTATAATCTGCGAGGCGTATCGGCTTCAAAAGAAGATGTACATAACGCCATAAAAAATATAGATAAAGGAATTTTCCCAAAAGCGTTTTGCAAAATTATACCCGACATACTCGGAGGAGACCCCGAATATTGCAACATCATGCACGCAGATGGAGCAGGGACCAAATCGTCATTAGCTTACATGTATTGGAAGGAAACTGGCGACCTCGGTGTATGGAGAGGCATAGCGCAAGATGCCCTCATCATGAACATAGACGATCTGCTCTGCGTAGGCGCGACCGACAATATACTCGTGTCCTCGACGATCGGACGAAATAAACTATTGGTCCCCGGAGAAGTCATTTCGGCAATCATAAACGGGACAGAAGAACTCCTCGCCGAATTGCGGGACCTCGGAGTAAACGCATATAGCACCGGAGGTGAAACGGCCGATGTCGGAGATTTGGTTCGAACGATCATAGTCGATAGCACTGTCACTTGTCGCATGAAACGGAAAGATGTCATATCGAATGGCAATATCCGGCCGGGCGATGTCATAGTAGGATTATCGTCCTATGGACAAGCCTCGTATGAAAAAAGCTATAACGGAGGCATGGGCAGCAATGGTTTGACATCGGCACGACACGATGTATTCGGGAAATATCTCGCGACCAAATACCCCGAAAGCTATGACAATGCAGTTCCTGACGAATTGGTATACTCAGGGACATTGAAACTTACAGACAAAATAGCCGAATTAGGAATAGATGCCGGTAAACTGGTATTGTCACCTACACGAACATACGCCCCTGTCATAAAAAAATTGCTCGACGAGATGCGGTCGCAGATACACGGTATGGTACACTGTTCGGGTGGAGCTCAAACCAAAATCATGCATTTCGTAGAGAAGATGAGAGTTATCAAGAACAACCTCTTTCCGGTTCCGCCTTTGTTCAATATCATACAGGAACAATCGGGAACCGACTGGCATGAAATGTACAAAGTATTCAACATGGGGCATCGCATGGAAATCTATGTAGACTCATCGAATGCTCAAAAAGTTATCGAGATCAGTCATTCATTCGGTATCGACGCTCAAATTGTAGGATATACCGAAGCGTCCGATCGCAACGAGCTAATCATCGAATCGGACAAAGGACGATTTGAATATAGATAA